From Lolium perenne isolate Kyuss_39 chromosome 5, Kyuss_2.0, whole genome shotgun sequence, a single genomic window includes:
- the LOC127304447 gene encoding uncharacterized mitochondrial protein AtMg00810-like — protein MGFCITRSDASLFVYHQGDMTAYLLLYVDDIILTASSAALLQQLTLRLRDEFAIKDLGALHYFLGIEVTRRPDGFFLHQHKYAHELLERAGMLNCHPVATPVDTKAKVSALDGSPASDAPFYRSIVGALQYLTLTRPDWQYAVQQVCLHMHAPRDSHWTLVKRILRYIRGTTHLGLTLTASPSMEMVAYSDADWAGCPDTRCSTSGYCVYLGPSLVSWSSKRQPTVSRSSAEAEYRAVANAVAECTWLRQLLQELHHGVSRATVVYCDNVSAPSTVCLYTLVLYGFAVWLTEAELAEVAKLPGFLRTLPDGKQELLRTPLSLLDT, from the exons ATGGGCTTCTGCATCACTCGCTCGGATGCCTCGCTGTTTGTCTATCATCAGGGTGACATGACTGCCTACTTGCTCCTGTATGTCGACGACATCATCCTCacggcctcctccgccgctcTCCTTCAGCAGCTTACTCTCCGGCTTCGTGACGAGTTTGCCATCAAGGATCTGGGAGCTCTCCATTACTTCCTTGGCATTGAGGTCACACGGCGTCCTGATGGCTTCTTTCTCCATCAGCACAAGTATGCCCATGAGTTACTTGAGCGCGCCGGTATGCTCAACTGTCACCCTGTCGCAACTCCTGTGGACACGAAGGCCAAGGTTTCAGCTCTAGACGGTTCCCCAGCTTCTGATGCTCCGTTCTACCGATCTATAGTTGGAGCTCTTCAGTATCTGACGCTCACACGCCCAGATTGGCAGTATGCTGTTCAGCAGGTGTGTCTCCATATGCACGCTCCTCGTGATTCTCATTGGACGCTCGTCAAACGGATTCTCCGCTATATCCGTGGCACGACGCATCTTGGACTCACCCTCACAGCGTCCCCCTCTATGGAGATGGTGGCCTATTCGGATGCTGACTGGGCTGGCTGCCCTGACACTCGGTGCTCTACCTCTGGCTACTGTGTCTACCTCGGTCCCTCACTCGTTTCCTGGTCATCGAAACGACAGCCTACCGTCTCGCGCTCTAGCGCGGAGGCTGAGTACCGAGCTGTGGCCAACGCAGTTGCTGAGTGCACATGGCTCCGACAGCTGCTTCAGGAGTTGCATCACGGCGTGTCCCGCGCTACAGTTGTCTACTGCGACAATGTTTCGGCT CCTTCTACAGTGTGCTTGTATACCCTGGTCTTGTACGGGTTCGCCGTCTGGCTCACCGAAGCCGAGCTCGCGGAGGTGGCGAAGCTGCCGGGCTTCCTGCGCACGCTCCCCGACGGCAAGCAGGAGCTCCTACGCACGCCGTTGTCCCTGTTAGACACGTAG